From a region of the Lactuca sativa cultivar Salinas chromosome 4, Lsat_Salinas_v11, whole genome shotgun sequence genome:
- the LOC111909762 gene encoding B3 domain-containing protein REM9, whose amino-acid sequence MATRYQPSFLKILQDPSAASYIAIPPDFVRDHMENKIPESSIIRSVTGEHSWSVKIKNIDGIHCFADGWNNVVADSQLGLWDFLVFSLVDESTFTLTSFGPNGCEKKFPSEIPEKNGKEEEEEEEDNNNNNGAGDHGVGRDGDKEDDEDDCGEIGGDDDDGVGDPFFKMIISQGHKCCMRVPSEFVRLAGIEAGRRSITMRNPAGKEWQMSFRSESKVCTRYYLSSVWSDFWRLNNLSEGDECVFKFIKNEDKLLLETITKKHPAGKVQAAEVPPTVVLKRPVGRPPRVEVEKEVRAKKPAGKVQAAEVRKPVGRPPRAEVVREEVGKRSVGRPRKRKSTAGL is encoded by the exons ATGGCCACTCGTTACCAGCCTTCTTTCTTGAAGATCTTGCAGGACCCATCCGCTGCCTCTTACATA GCAATACCACCGGATTTTGTCCGTGATCACATGGAGAACAAGATCCCTGAGAGCTCGATAATCCGATCTGTAACTGGAGAGCATTCATGGAGTGTGAAGATCAAAAATATTGATGGAATCCACTGTTTTGCAGATGGATGGAACAATGTAGTTGCAGATAGCCAGTTGGGTTTATGGGATTTTCTTGTATTTTCCCTAGTTGATGAATCCACCTTCACACTTACAAGTTTCGGTCCCAATGGGTGTGAAAAAAAATTTCCCTCAGAAATCCCTGAAAAGAAtggtaaagaagaagaagaagaagaagaagataataataataataatggtgctGGTGATCATGGTGTTGGTCGTGATGGCGAtaaagaagatgatgaagatgactGTGGTGAGATCGGCggggatgatgatgatggtgttgGAGATCCTTTCTTTAAGATGATTATATCTCAAGGCCACAAATGTTGTATG CGCGTCCCATCGGAATTTGTGCGGTTGGCCGGAATCGAGGCGGGAAGAAGAAGTATAACCATGAGGAATCCTGCCGGAAAAGAGTGGCAGATGAGTTTTCGTTCGGAGAGCAAGGTGTGTACAAGGTACTATTTGTCTTCAGTTTGGAGTGATTTCTGGCGACTGAATAACTTATCAGAAGGAGATGAATGCGTCTTCAAGTTCATAAAGAACGAAGACAAATTACTTCTAGAAACCATAACCAAGAAACACCCAGCCGGAAAAGTTCAGGCAGCTGAGGTCCCGCCGACTGTGGTTTTGAAGAGACCGGTAGGGCGGCCGCCGCGTGTGGAGGTGGAGAAGGAGGTGCGGGCCAAGAAGCCAGCTGGCAAAGTTCAGGCCGCTGAGGTTAGGAAACCGGTAGGACGGCCGCCGCGTGCGGAGGTGGTGAGAGAAGAGGTGGGGAAGAGATCAGTTGGAAGACCACGTAAGAGGAAGAGTACAGCTGGCCTCTGA
- the LOC111909766 gene encoding uncharacterized protein LOC111909766 — protein MNMKEGICQLPLLQDIKVLGSICSELSKPNKKSVHGLIKIFSSFESCIRLMIKKRKDACCLDMEPWKNLDPSVLTVMEKHSTPTTMHGTMVTKIPLITMSHSHHL, from the exons ATGAATATGAAAGAAGGCATATGTCAGCTTCCTCTATTGCAAG ACATTAAAGTGCTTGGGTCAATTTGTTCAGAACTTTCAAAGCCTAACAAAAAGTCAGTTCATGG GCTTATCAAGATATTCTCTAGCTTTGAGAGCTGCATAAGGCTaatgattaaaaaaagaaaa GATGCTTGTTGTTTGGATATGGAGCCATGGAAGAACTTGGACCCTTCCGTGTTAACAGTGATGGAAAAACACTCTACCCCAACCACTATGCATGGAACAATGGTAACAAAAATTCCTTTAATTACTATGTCTCATTCACATCACTTATAA